One stretch of Planococcus sp. PAMC 21323 DNA includes these proteins:
- the prmC gene encoding peptide chain release factor N(5)-glutamine methyltransferase, whose amino-acid sequence MTKLKYVYEALKRASSFLLEHGREEGGARILLQHELGLSYSGLIASMRDEINETQLENFWANIEKHAKGIPVQHLTGTEEFYGRSFHVNADVLIPRPETEELIEETLRLIDRHLTKKEIAIADIGTGSGVIAITMKCELPQAQVTATDISEPALKTATQNAEELNAEIDFRLGDLTKPIENQKWDVILSNPPYIAYTEAPGLSDSVRDFEPHHALFADNEGLALYEKMAKQIPELLNKPGIIGFEIGYQQGAAVEKMLKEAFPEAIIYCKKDINKNDRMVFAIIE is encoded by the coding sequence ATGACCAAGCTTAAGTACGTTTATGAGGCCCTGAAGAGGGCTTCTTCTTTTTTACTGGAACACGGCCGTGAAGAAGGAGGAGCGCGTATTCTTCTCCAACATGAACTAGGTCTTTCTTATTCCGGGTTGATCGCATCGATGCGTGATGAAATAAATGAAACACAACTAGAAAATTTTTGGGCAAATATTGAAAAGCATGCAAAAGGAATTCCTGTTCAACATTTAACGGGTACGGAAGAGTTTTACGGCAGATCGTTTCATGTTAACGCAGATGTTTTAATTCCAAGACCAGAAACAGAAGAGTTAATAGAAGAAACACTGCGACTGATTGATCGACATCTGACAAAAAAAGAAATAGCTATTGCTGATATTGGCACAGGGAGTGGCGTTATCGCCATTACAATGAAATGTGAATTGCCACAAGCGCAAGTTACAGCTACAGATATCTCTGAGCCTGCGCTAAAAACAGCTACACAAAATGCAGAAGAGTTGAATGCTGAAATCGATTTTCGATTAGGTGATTTAACAAAGCCGATCGAAAACCAAAAGTGGGATGTTATTTTATCTAATCCTCCTTATATTGCTTATACAGAAGCGCCAGGATTATCAGATAGTGTTCGCGATTTTGAACCGCATCATGCATTGTTTGCAGATAATGAAGGATTAGCTCTTTATGAAAAAATGGCGAAACAAATTCCGGAATTGCTAAATAAACCTGGAATTATCGGATTTGAAATAGGTTATCAACAAGGTGCGGCGGTAGAAAAGATGCTAAAAGAGGCTTTTCCAGAAGCGATTATTTATTGTAAAAAAGATATCAACAAAAACGACCGAATGGTTTTTGCGATAATTGAGTAG
- the prfA gene encoding peptide chain release factor 1: protein MFDRLQSVEDRYDRLNELLSDPDIVSDTNKLRDYSKEQSDLQETVESYREYKDLTTQLAEAKAMFDEKMDADMREMVKEEVNELDQQVSVVEERLHKLLIPKDPNDDKNVIMEIRGAAGGDEAALFAGDLYRMYTRFAESNGWKVQVMDSNPTGLGGFKEIVFMITGKGAYSKMKYENGAHRVQRVPETESGGRIHTSTATVACLPEVEEVEVDIHENDIRTDTYASSGAGGQSVNTTMSAVRLTHIPTNTVVTCQDEKSQIKNKASAMKVLRARVYEKFQQEAQAEYDAVRKSAVGTGDRSERIRTYNFPQNRVTDHRIGLTIQKLDQILQGKMDEIIDALIIEEQSARMESLNNDQA, encoded by the coding sequence ATGTTTGATCGATTACAATCAGTAGAAGATCGGTATGACCGTTTAAATGAATTGTTAAGTGACCCGGATATCGTCAGTGATACCAACAAACTTCGCGACTATTCAAAAGAACAATCAGACTTACAAGAAACGGTTGAAAGTTACCGTGAATACAAAGATTTAACAACGCAATTGGCTGAAGCCAAAGCAATGTTTGACGAGAAAATGGATGCCGATATGCGCGAAATGGTCAAAGAAGAAGTGAACGAACTCGACCAACAGGTTTCTGTGGTGGAAGAACGTCTTCACAAATTATTGATTCCAAAAGATCCGAACGATGACAAAAACGTTATTATGGAAATCCGTGGAGCAGCAGGTGGGGACGAAGCGGCATTGTTCGCAGGAGACTTATACCGTATGTACACGCGTTTTGCTGAATCGAATGGCTGGAAAGTGCAAGTGATGGATTCAAATCCAACTGGACTTGGCGGCTTTAAAGAAATCGTCTTTATGATTACCGGTAAAGGCGCCTATTCAAAAATGAAATATGAAAACGGCGCTCACCGCGTTCAACGCGTTCCGGAAACAGAATCAGGCGGACGTATCCATACTTCAACGGCTACAGTGGCTTGTTTGCCGGAAGTTGAAGAAGTAGAAGTAGATATTCATGAAAATGATATTCGTACAGATACTTATGCATCTTCTGGAGCAGGTGGACAATCGGTAAACACGACAATGTCAGCTGTTCGTTTGACGCATATTCCGACGAATACAGTAGTAACATGTCAAGATGAGAAATCACAAATCAAAAACAAAGCAAGTGCAATGAAAGTATTGCGTGCGCGTGTTTATGAAAAATTCCAGCAAGAAGCACAAGCTGAGTACGATGCAGTCCGTAAATCAGCAGTCGGAACGGGCGACCGTTCTGAACGAATTCGCACATATAATTTCCCTCAAAACCGTGTAACTGACCACCGAATCGGCTTGACGATTCAAAAGTTAGATCAGATTTTGCAAGGGAAAATGGATGAAATTATCGATGCATTAATCATTGAAGAGCAATCTGCTCGTATGGAAAGTCTCAATAATGACCAAGCTTAA
- a CDS encoding thymidine kinase produces MYVMKQTGWVELICGSMFSGKSEELIRRVRRSQFAKQKIAVFKPKIDDRYSKEAVVSHNGATVIALPIARSSEMWDYITDEFDVIAIDEAQFFDEAIIENVQKLANHGFRVIVAGLDQDFRGRPFGPMPALLAIAEQVTKLQAVCTVCGSPASRTQRLIDGKPAGSDDPTILVGASEAYEPRCRHHHEVPTGVTVSE; encoded by the coding sequence ATGTATGTCATGAAACAAACGGGATGGGTTGAACTGATTTGCGGCAGCATGTTTTCAGGGAAATCAGAAGAACTGATCCGCCGTGTCCGCCGTTCTCAATTCGCAAAACAAAAGATTGCTGTATTTAAACCAAAAATCGACGACCGTTATAGCAAAGAAGCGGTTGTTTCGCATAATGGTGCAACTGTGATTGCGCTACCCATTGCTCGTTCTTCTGAAATGTGGGATTACATCACAGATGAATTCGATGTGATTGCGATAGATGAAGCGCAATTTTTCGATGAAGCGATTATCGAAAATGTTCAGAAACTCGCTAATCACGGTTTTCGTGTAATTGTTGCTGGACTAGACCAAGACTTTAGAGGTCGTCCGTTCGGACCGATGCCAGCTTTACTTGCAATCGCCGAGCAAGTTACAAAACTTCAAGCAGTTTGCACAGTTTGTGGTTCTCCCGCAAGCCGGACGCAACGTTTAATCGATGGAAAGCCAGCAGGCTCAGATGACCCAACTATTTTAGTAGGTGCCTCAGAAGCATACGAACCACGCTGCCGCCATCATCACGAAGTTCCAACTGGTGTAACAGTTAGCGAATAG
- the rpmE gene encoding 50S ribosomal protein L31 — protein sequence MKTGIHPEYKQATVTCSCGNSFTTGSVKENINVELCSECHPFYTGRQKFAAADGRVDRFNKKYGLKEEINE from the coding sequence ATGAAAACAGGAATTCACCCAGAATACAAACAAGCTACAGTAACTTGCTCATGTGGGAACTCTTTCACAACTGGTTCTGTAAAAGAAAACATCAACGTTGAGCTTTGCTCTGAATGTCATCCATTCTACACTGGACGTCAGAAGTTCGCAGCAGCAGATGGCCGCGTAGATCGTTTCAACAAAAAATACGGCTTAAAAGAAGAAATCAACGAGTAA
- the rho gene encoding transcription termination factor Rho, which produces MATITISSLENMTLKELYNLAKEYKLTNYSKLSKKELIFAILKTRAEQEGYFFMEGVLEIIQSEGFGFLRPINYSPSSQDIYISASQIRRFDLRNGDKVSGKVRPPKENERYFGLLQVEAVNGEDPEVAKERVHFPGLTPLYPDRHIRLETTPAHLSTRIMDLVSPVGFGQRGLIVAPPKAGKTMLLKEIANSITTNHPEAELIVLLIDERPEEVTDIERSVDADVVSSTFDEVPENHVKVAELVLERAMRLVEHKRDVVILMDSITRLARAYNLVIPPSGRTLSGGIDPAAFHRPKRFFGAARNIEEGGSLTILATALVETGSRMDEVIYEEFKGTGNMELHLDRSLAERRIFPALDIRRSGTRKEELLIEPKQLEKLWSIRKTFSDSHDFGERFLKKLGQTNTNEEFFEQLATEMKMHRNNKKMI; this is translated from the coding sequence ATGGCAACGATTACAATCTCCTCATTGGAGAATATGACCTTAAAAGAACTTTATAACTTAGCAAAAGAATACAAACTAACGAATTACAGCAAGCTTTCTAAAAAAGAACTTATTTTTGCGATTTTAAAAACACGCGCAGAACAAGAAGGCTATTTCTTTATGGAAGGTGTTCTTGAAATTATTCAATCCGAAGGCTTTGGTTTCTTGCGACCAATCAATTACTCGCCAAGCTCACAGGACATTTATATTTCTGCTTCACAAATACGTCGTTTCGATTTAAGAAACGGGGACAAAGTTTCAGGGAAAGTGCGCCCACCAAAAGAAAATGAACGTTATTTTGGATTACTTCAAGTAGAAGCAGTAAATGGTGAAGATCCAGAAGTGGCAAAAGAACGCGTTCACTTTCCAGGACTTACACCACTTTACCCAGATCGCCACATACGTTTAGAAACAACACCGGCGCATTTATCTACACGTATTATGGATTTAGTTTCACCGGTTGGATTTGGTCAGCGTGGATTAATCGTAGCTCCGCCTAAAGCAGGTAAAACAATGCTGTTAAAAGAAATCGCTAATTCTATTACAACTAATCACCCAGAAGCAGAATTGATTGTGTTATTAATTGACGAACGTCCAGAAGAAGTAACAGATATCGAGCGTTCTGTAGATGCTGATGTTGTATCTTCAACGTTCGATGAAGTACCTGAAAATCACGTAAAAGTGGCAGAACTCGTTCTTGAGCGTGCAATGCGTCTTGTTGAACATAAACGCGATGTCGTGATTTTAATGGATTCTATTACACGTTTAGCGCGAGCATATAATTTGGTTATTCCGCCAAGTGGTCGTACACTATCAGGAGGAATTGATCCAGCTGCTTTCCATAGACCTAAGCGCTTTTTTGGAGCAGCACGGAATATCGAAGAAGGTGGCAGCTTAACAATATTAGCCACTGCTTTGGTTGAAACCGGATCACGCATGGACGAAGTTATTTACGAGGAATTTAAAGGAACAGGCAATATGGAGCTGCACCTTGATCGTTCTTTAGCTGAGCGCCGTATCTTCCCAGCACTTGATATTCGCCGTTCGGGTACACGTAAAGAAGAATTGCTTATTGAACCAAAACAACTTGAAAAGCTTTGGTCAATTCGAAAAACTTTCTCTGATTCGCATGATTTCGGAGAGCGATTCTTGAAGAAACTAGGACAAACCAATACGAATGAAGAATTTTTCGAGCAACTGGCTACTGAGATGAAAATGCATCGAAACAACAAGAAGATGATTTAA
- the glpX gene encoding class II fructose-bisphosphatase: MERSLSMELVRITEAAAIASSKWMGRGLKNEADDAATTAMRTVFDTIPMRGVVVIGEGEMDEAPMLYIGEELGTGNGPEVDVAVDPLEGTNIVAAGGWNALAVLAIADRGNLLNAPDMYMEKIAVGPESVGKIDINAPVIDNLRAVAKAKNKNIEEVVATVMDRPRHQDIIDQIRAAGARIKLISDGDVAGAINTAFDQTGVDILFGIGGAPEGVIAAVGLKCLGGEIQGKLLPQNEEEAQRCLDMGIDVNKVLMMDDLVKGDDAIFAATGVTDGELLKGVQLKGGFAESHTLVMRAKSGTVRFIEGRHSLEKKPNLVMND, from the coding sequence ATGGAACGAAGTCTATCGATGGAATTAGTGCGGATCACCGAAGCAGCAGCAATTGCTTCTTCAAAATGGATGGGCCGTGGCTTGAAGAACGAAGCAGATGATGCAGCAACAACAGCAATGAGAACGGTATTTGATACCATTCCAATGCGTGGAGTTGTCGTCATCGGTGAAGGGGAAATGGACGAAGCGCCTATGCTGTATATTGGTGAAGAATTGGGAACAGGCAATGGTCCAGAAGTGGATGTTGCAGTAGATCCTTTAGAAGGAACAAATATTGTTGCAGCAGGTGGTTGGAATGCATTAGCAGTTCTAGCAATCGCTGATCGCGGTAACCTTTTAAATGCACCAGATATGTACATGGAAAAAATTGCGGTTGGGCCAGAATCAGTAGGCAAAATCGACATTAACGCGCCAGTAATTGATAACCTTCGTGCGGTTGCAAAAGCCAAAAACAAAAACATCGAAGAAGTCGTTGCGACAGTTATGGATCGACCACGTCATCAAGATATCATTGATCAAATTCGTGCAGCAGGAGCTCGCATTAAATTAATTTCAGACGGCGATGTTGCTGGTGCGATCAATACAGCGTTTGACCAAACCGGAGTCGATATTTTATTCGGTATCGGTGGTGCTCCTGAAGGCGTTATCGCTGCAGTCGGCTTAAAATGCCTCGGCGGTGAAATCCAAGGGAAGCTGCTTCCGCAAAACGAAGAAGAAGCACAGCGTTGCTTAGATATGGGAATCGATGTAAACAAAGTCTTAATGATGGATGATCTTGTTAAAGGCGATGATGCCATTTTCGCAGCAACCGGTGTAACTGACGGGGAATTGCTAAAAGGTGTTCAGTTAAAAGGTGGATTTGCAGAAAGCCATACATTAGTTATGCGCGCAAAATCTGGAACAGTCCGCTTTATCGAAGGGCGTCACAGCTTGGAGAAAAAGCCAAATCTAGTAATGAACGATTAA
- a CDS encoding UDP-N-acetylglucosamine 1-carboxyvinyltransferase: MDVYKIKGGNRLSGTIKVNGAKNSAVALIPASILANSPVSIEGLPGISDAWTLKSILEEIGGEVTFEDGTMNIDPTKMIDMPLPNGNVKKLRASYYMMGAMLGRFKHAAIGLPGGCFLGPRPIDQHIKGFEALGAKVTNEHGAIYLRADELRGAKIYLDVVSVGATINIMLAAVMAKGQTTIENAAKEPEIIDVATLLTNMGAKIKGAGTDVIRIDGVEELHGTNHTIIPDRIEAGTFMIMAAAIGDGITIDNVIPFHMEALTAKLREMGVDVQEGEESIYIPKSEQLTAIDVKTLVYPGFPTDLQQPFSVLMTQAHGSSMITDTIYSARFKHIDELRRMNASGRVEGRAAIVTGPTPLTAATVVASDLRAGAALVIAGLLAEGETEVREIYHIERGYSSIIEKLQGIGADIRRETIDPVTSMKSDLDQDTN, encoded by the coding sequence ATGGATGTTTATAAAATAAAGGGCGGCAACCGTCTTTCCGGAACAATTAAAGTAAATGGTGCTAAAAATAGTGCAGTTGCTTTGATTCCTGCATCGATTTTGGCCAATTCGCCTGTATCGATTGAAGGGTTACCGGGAATTTCTGATGCATGGACACTGAAAAGTATTTTGGAAGAAATCGGTGGCGAAGTAACATTTGAAGATGGAACGATGAATATCGATCCAACGAAAATGATTGATATGCCGCTACCAAACGGCAACGTCAAAAAATTGCGAGCATCTTATTACATGATGGGTGCAATGCTTGGACGCTTTAAACATGCGGCAATCGGTCTTCCAGGTGGTTGTTTCCTAGGACCACGTCCAATTGACCAGCACATTAAAGGCTTTGAAGCGCTTGGCGCAAAAGTAACCAATGAACACGGGGCAATTTATTTGCGTGCTGATGAACTTCGCGGTGCAAAAATTTATTTGGACGTCGTGAGTGTTGGTGCAACCATTAATATTATGTTAGCTGCTGTTATGGCTAAAGGCCAAACAACGATCGAAAACGCGGCGAAAGAACCAGAAATTATTGATGTAGCTACTTTGTTAACAAACATGGGTGCAAAAATCAAAGGTGCTGGAACAGACGTTATCCGGATCGACGGAGTAGAAGAATTACATGGTACTAACCATACAATCATTCCTGACCGTATCGAAGCCGGTACATTCATGATTATGGCTGCCGCTATTGGCGACGGTATAACAATTGATAACGTTATTCCTTTCCATATGGAAGCTTTAACAGCTAAATTACGTGAAATGGGCGTCGATGTGCAAGAAGGCGAAGAATCGATATATATTCCAAAGTCGGAACAATTAACTGCGATTGATGTGAAGACGCTGGTTTATCCTGGATTCCCAACAGACCTTCAGCAGCCGTTCTCTGTCTTAATGACACAGGCTCATGGATCTTCGATGATCACAGATACAATTTACTCAGCGCGCTTTAAACATATTGACGAACTTCGTCGAATGAATGCAAGTGGTCGTGTAGAAGGAAGAGCTGCGATTGTTACAGGTCCAACACCGTTGACAGCTGCAACTGTAGTAGCATCTGACTTACGTGCAGGAGCCGCTTTAGTAATTGCTGGGTTACTTGCGGAAGGTGAAACTGAAGTTCGAGAAATTTACCATATTGAACGAGGTTATTCTTCTATTATCGAAAAATTACAAGGGATAGGTGCAGATATCCGGAGAGAAACAATTGATCCGGTAACGAGCATGAAGTCTGACCTTGACCAAGACACAAATTGA